One window from the genome of Ovis canadensis isolate MfBH-ARS-UI-01 breed Bighorn chromosome 21, ARS-UI_OviCan_v2, whole genome shotgun sequence encodes:
- the FADD gene encoding FAS-associated death domain protein, with product MDPFLVLLHSVSVGLSSSDLTQLKFLCRNRVSKRKLELAQSGLDLFTVLLEQNELSAERTALLRELLGSLRREDLLCLLDDFERGAEAGAAPEERDLRAAMEIICDNVGKDWKRLARRLRVSEIKIEAIEEKYPRNLVEQVRELLRVWKNSAREDAAVSCLVSALRGCQLNVVADLIEEDQWAQARQRRSANPGSLMAWDSGSAAPGAS from the exons ATGGACCCGTTCCTGGTGCTGCTGCACTCGGTGTCGGTCGGACTGTCGAGCAGCGACCTGACCCAGCTCAAGTTCCTGTGCCGGAACCGCGTTAGCAAGAGGAAGCTGGAGCTCGCGCAGAGCGGCCTGGACCTCTTCACCGTCTTGCTCGAGCAGAACGAGCTGAGCGCCGAGCGCACCGCGCTGCTGCGCGAGCTGCTCGGCTCCCTGCGGCGCGAGGACCTCCTGTGCCTCCTGGACGACTTCGAACGGGGCGCGGAGGCCGGGGCGGCGCCGGAGGAGCGAG ACCTGCGGGCGGCGATGGAGATCATCTGTGATAACGTGGGGAAGGACTGGAAGAGGCTGGCTCGTCGCCTCAGAGTGTCTGAGATCAAGATTGAAGCCATCGAGGAGAAGTACCCCCGGAACCTGGTGGAGCAGGTGAGGGAGCTGCTGAGGGTCTGGAAGAACAGCGCTAGGGAGGACGCAGCTGTGTCCTGCCTGGTGAGCGCGCTCCGGGGCTGCCAGCTAAACGTGGTGGCAGATCTCATTGAGGAGGACCAGTGGGCCCAGGCCCGCCAGAGAAGGAGCGCAAACCCCGGGTCCCTCATGGCCTGGGACTCGGGCTCCGCTGCCCCGGGAGCCTCCTGA